One segment of Romeriopsis navalis LEGE 11480 DNA contains the following:
- a CDS encoding TetR/AcrR family transcriptional regulator yields the protein MGDTKSKILDVAEQLIQTKGFNGFSYLDLADAIGIKNSSIHYHFKAKADLALALVERLHERHLVVFEALDQDLDSPPQRLQALADHFQTYIQGEKFCMCGMMAAELQSVSPAVRSRLIAYFKDLRAWLTKQFVAMGEEDAEERALRFVSTAEGSLLLARLEGDPQIFAQALKAFIPD from the coding sequence GTGGGTGATACAAAGTCAAAAATATTGGATGTCGCGGAGCAATTAATCCAAACCAAAGGATTTAATGGCTTTAGCTATCTTGATTTAGCCGATGCCATTGGCATCAAAAACTCAAGTATCCATTACCACTTCAAAGCTAAAGCTGACCTTGCTTTAGCCCTAGTGGAACGCCTTCACGAGAGACATCTCGTTGTCTTTGAAGCGTTGGACCAAGATCTCGATTCTCCACCCCAGCGTTTGCAAGCCTTAGCCGATCACTTTCAAACCTATATTCAGGGCGAAAAGTTCTGTATGTGTGGAATGATGGCGGCGGAATTGCAATCCGTTAGTCCAGCTGTAAGAAGTCGCTTGATTGCCTATTTCAAGGATCTTCGAGCCTGGCTAACGAAACAGTTTGTGGCCATGGGAGAGGAGGATGCTGAGGAGCGGGCACTCCGCTTTGTCAGTACTGCAGAAGGCTCTTTGTTGCTTGCAAGACTTGAGGGTGATCCTCAAATTTTTGCCCAGGCATTAAAAGCATTCATCCCAGACTGA
- a CDS encoding acyl transferase has product MTPLSLILSLFPSIVLLVTISATISLVLANALLQAIASLSLLLFALYGLPLLTYRLHQILYPIQPGITYLTGQAYSPWWGSHQIQVIYIILPVLERILQAIPGIFSLWLRLWGAEVGSNVYWTPQIEIADRGLVHIGNNVVFGYQVRLFSHVVKPRKDNLMLYVKPISIGDNAFIGAGCNLGPGATVATDTMLPTKTDLFPNQTVTADATTD; this is encoded by the coding sequence ATGACCCCTCTCAGCCTTATCCTCTCGCTTTTTCCCAGCATTGTCCTGCTAGTGACGATCTCGGCCACGATCTCCCTCGTTTTAGCCAATGCCTTACTCCAAGCCATCGCCTCTTTATCCCTACTGCTCTTTGCCCTTTATGGCCTTCCCTTGCTCACCTATCGCCTCCACCAAATCCTTTACCCGATTCAACCTGGCATCACCTACCTGACCGGCCAAGCCTACAGCCCTTGGTGGGGTAGCCACCAAATTCAAGTCATTTATATTATCCTGCCGGTTTTAGAAAGAATCCTTCAAGCGATTCCCGGAATATTTTCCTTATGGTTGCGATTGTGGGGGGCAGAAGTCGGCAGCAATGTTTACTGGACACCCCAAATCGAAATCGCCGATCGTGGCCTCGTGCATATTGGTAATAACGTCGTCTTTGGTTACCAAGTCCGCCTCTTTTCCCACGTTGTCAAACCGCGCAAAGACAATCTCATGCTGTATGTGAAACCAATCTCGATCGGTGATAATGCCTTTATTGGCGCAGGCTGTAACCTTGGCCCTGGAGCAACTGTCGCGACAGACACGATGCTGCCAACCAAAACCGATTTATTCCCAAATCAAACAGTGACAGCCGATGCGACTACTGATTAA
- a CDS encoding GH3 auxin-responsive promoter family protein produces the protein MRLLIKAFALLLIPIAHRFERSLQQPQVVQAKMQQELVDRLIQTDYGEHWKIQSIDDWDKLPIVTYDDLQNWINYPDTHSNLAPEPIIFYEKTSGSRGASKQIPYTKSLRRSFSQMFCVWAYDLIQNVAFTTGKVYFCVSPKLLPADGLIGDSNGADPPKSPLERGTLKRLIPPFLRGARGDQNSASQPLTAQELTLQTDADYLDPWLAKILSPFLITLPDIHRLQTPEEFKQKLAIRLIQASNLEIISIWNPSFLTILLDYITQNRSQLKSQLQDQIIPQRLALLDGPNIPWTRLWPQLKLISCWDSANAADTASELRSRFPSVCIQGKGLLATEAPMTVPLSRAQGCVPVLTEVFFEFVSESGEIFLLHQLAQGETYSLIISQKGGLYRYRIGDRVRVTHFYHQTPCLEFVGREGGVSDLVGEKLNPDFVQTVLQELALPEALLKTLVPVNQPLHYVLLLDQTDAPLESIAAKLDNYLCQTHHYAQARALGQLERPKVLIKPDMADRWIQFRTQNGSRWGDVKNEFLFNQPLSQADLDWFRL, from the coding sequence ATGCGACTACTGATTAAAGCATTTGCTTTATTGCTAATCCCGATTGCCCATCGCTTTGAACGATCGCTTCAGCAGCCCCAGGTAGTCCAAGCCAAAATGCAGCAGGAGTTAGTCGATCGGCTGATTCAGACCGACTACGGTGAGCATTGGAAAATTCAATCGATCGATGATTGGGATAAGCTACCGATAGTGACTTACGATGATCTGCAAAATTGGATTAATTATCCGGATACGCATTCCAATCTTGCGCCAGAACCGATAATTTTCTATGAGAAAACCTCCGGCAGTCGAGGTGCATCCAAGCAGATTCCCTATACAAAATCATTGCGTCGATCGTTCAGCCAGATGTTCTGCGTTTGGGCCTACGATTTGATTCAAAATGTCGCCTTCACCACCGGGAAAGTATATTTTTGTGTCTCACCAAAATTGCTCCCAGCGGATGGTTTGATCGGTGATAGCAACGGTGCTGATCCCCCTAAATCCCCCTTAGAAAGGGGGACTTTGAAACGTCTAATCCCCCCCTTTTTAAGGGGGGCTAGGGGGGATCAGAACTCCGCATCCCAACCCTTAACCGCTCAAGAACTCACCCTCCAAACTGACGCTGATTACCTCGATCCCTGGCTCGCCAAAATCCTATCCCCCTTCCTCATCACCCTCCCCGATATCCATCGACTCCAAACCCCCGAAGAATTCAAACAGAAGTTAGCCATTCGCCTCATCCAAGCATCCAACCTTGAAATCATCTCCATCTGGAATCCTAGCTTCCTCACCATCCTCCTCGACTACATCACCCAGAACCGATCGCAACTCAAATCCCAACTCCAAGACCAAATCATCCCCCAACGTCTTGCCCTGCTGGATGGCCCAAATATCCCTTGGACAAGACTCTGGCCCCAGCTCAAGCTGATCTCCTGTTGGGATAGCGCGAATGCTGCTGATACCGCCTCAGAACTACGATCGCGCTTCCCCTCCGTTTGTATCCAAGGCAAAGGGCTACTCGCCACCGAAGCCCCCATGACTGTGCCATTATCGCGGGCACAAGGTTGTGTACCCGTCTTGACGGAGGTGTTCTTTGAATTCGTCTCAGAGTCCGGTGAAATTTTCTTGCTGCATCAGTTGGCACAGGGCGAAACCTACAGCCTGATTATTTCTCAGAAAGGTGGGCTATATCGTTATCGCATCGGCGATCGTGTTCGAGTCACCCACTTTTATCACCAAACGCCTTGTCTCGAATTTGTGGGTCGTGAAGGTGGGGTGAGTGATTTGGTTGGTGAGAAGCTGAATCCTGATTTTGTGCAAACAGTTTTGCAAGAATTAGCATTGCCAGAAGCGTTGTTGAAAACATTGGTGCCGGTTAATCAACCGCTGCATTATGTTCTGTTGCTCGATCAAACCGATGCGCCATTGGAGTCGATTGCTGCAAAACTCGATAATTACTTATGCCAGACGCACCACTATGCCCAGGCGCGGGCGTTGGGACAGCTTGAACGGCCAAAGGTCTTGATCAAACCAGATATGGCCGATCGTTGGATACAGTTCCGCACCCAAAATGGTTCACGCTGGGGCGACGTGAAAAACGAGTTCTTGTTTAACCAGCCCTTGAGTCAAGCGGATTTGGATTGGTTTCGGCTTTAA
- a CDS encoding FMN-dependent NADH-azoreductase — protein MKKLLYIKCSPRGAGSKTTQIAEAFLPAYKEKYPDAEIEELDLFKLKLPEFDGDAAAAKMSFFGGPDMDSKQQTLYDELVRLFNQFNSADDYLFSIPMWNFGVPWKLKLYIDLLSMPGTLFGFDPAVGYNGLLQNKRATAVYSAAIYSSGASKQFGTDHVSTHFTDWLNFAGIDDVATVWYQRYKMVSDDEASAALDKAREETRVAARR, from the coding sequence ATGAAGAAACTGCTTTATATCAAGTGTTCACCGCGAGGCGCTGGTTCCAAGACAACCCAAATTGCTGAGGCATTTTTACCAGCTTACAAAGAGAAGTATCCCGATGCAGAGATTGAGGAACTCGACCTTTTTAAGCTCAAACTACCTGAATTTGACGGCGATGCTGCTGCTGCAAAGATGTCTTTCTTCGGTGGACCTGATATGGACAGCAAGCAGCAGACTCTCTACGATGAATTGGTTCGGCTCTTCAACCAGTTCAACTCCGCTGACGATTATTTGTTCAGCATTCCAATGTGGAACTTCGGTGTGCCCTGGAAGCTGAAGCTCTACATCGATCTGTTGAGCATGCCCGGCACCCTTTTCGGCTTCGATCCAGCAGTTGGCTATAACGGGCTGCTTCAGAATAAGCGTGCGACCGCAGTGTATTCGGCAGCCATTTACAGTTCTGGTGCATCAAAGCAATTTGGGACTGACCACGTATCAACCCATTTCACCGACTGGTTAAACTTCGCTGGTATCGATGATGTTGCGACGGTATGGTACCAACGCTACAAGATGGTCAGTGACGACGAGGCGAGTGCAGCCTTGGATAAGGCGCGGGAAGAGACTAGGGTAGCGGCACGGCGATAA
- a CDS encoding aromatic ring-hydroxylating dioxygenase subunit alpha — protein sequence MKLEDFWYVVALSKRLKPHQVIARSVLGEWLAIFRGPDGQAVALPDRCMHRNSRLSTGAVRQGQLHCPYHGWVYDAQGQVVDVPSEGEFFQRYLKQQQTRCVKRYDVREHDGYVYVRLNSMPTESVAPFVMPHYGEAGWETVRVINRFANTVTNCAENFIDIPHTVSVHPGVFRSPRRQQLEMQVDRVNGSVVATYAQETDNLGWYRAFLNPDGKEIRHIDRYFMPNVTSVEYDLGHHRQCFITSQSVPETENSTLVYTDVTYNYGLWNKLARPFVWWTAQHIIGQDVAILKVQGETITKYGEQFSNTPADTIHVFVESIWRALERGEDPRLLPEKSVHIKFWV from the coding sequence GTGAAGCTGGAGGACTTTTGGTATGTTGTGGCCTTAAGCAAACGGCTCAAACCGCATCAGGTGATTGCACGATCGGTGTTGGGTGAATGGCTAGCGATCTTTCGGGGGCCGGATGGTCAGGCTGTGGCACTGCCCGATCGGTGTATGCATCGCAATAGTCGTTTATCCACTGGGGCTGTCCGACAAGGGCAACTACATTGTCCCTATCATGGCTGGGTGTATGATGCGCAGGGCCAAGTGGTGGATGTGCCATCGGAGGGTGAGTTTTTTCAGCGTTATCTCAAACAGCAACAGACCCGCTGTGTGAAACGCTATGACGTTCGTGAGCACGATGGTTATGTTTATGTGCGATTAAATTCTATGCCGACGGAATCTGTAGCGCCTTTTGTCATGCCGCACTACGGTGAGGCTGGTTGGGAGACGGTAAGAGTAATCAATCGGTTTGCGAATACCGTAACAAACTGCGCCGAGAATTTTATTGATATTCCCCATACGGTGTCGGTGCATCCGGGGGTATTTCGATCGCCCCGGCGGCAGCAATTGGAGATGCAGGTCGATCGGGTGAATGGCTCCGTCGTCGCGACCTATGCCCAGGAAACCGATAATCTTGGCTGGTATCGAGCTTTCTTGAATCCTGATGGTAAAGAGATTCGACATATCGATCGTTACTTTATGCCGAATGTAACTTCGGTGGAATATGACTTGGGGCACCATCGGCAATGCTTCATTACCAGTCAGTCGGTTCCTGAGACGGAGAATTCGACTTTGGTGTATACCGATGTGACTTATAACTACGGCCTTTGGAATAAGCTGGCACGACCGTTTGTATGGTGGACAGCGCAGCATATTATTGGCCAAGATGTGGCGATTCTAAAGGTGCAGGGAGAGACGATCACCAAATACGGTGAGCAGTTCTCGAATACGCCAGCGGATACGATTCATGTGTTTGTTGAGTCGATTTGGCGGGCATTAGAGCGGGGTGAAGATCCGCGTTTGTTGCCGGAGAAGTCTGTGCATATCAAGTTTTGGGTTTAG
- a CDS encoding glutathione binding-like protein: protein MIDFYTAGTPNGYKPAIMLEEIGLPYSIHKIDIGKGEQFSPEYVEINPNSKIPAIIDRETGISIFESGAVLIYLAEKTGKLLPTEPAERARVMGWLMFQMASVGPMFGQFGHFRNAAPEKLPYAIERYQKEATRLLKVLEHQLAKTTYMAGDYSIADIATYPWVFGATGPYLEVSLDDCPNVQRWMEVMQARPAVKTGMSLFSPEFDSKLGAIA, encoded by the coding sequence ATGATTGACTTTTACACCGCTGGTACACCCAATGGTTACAAGCCTGCCATCATGCTCGAAGAGATCGGGTTGCCCTATTCGATTCATAAAATTGATATTGGCAAAGGAGAGCAATTCTCGCCTGAGTATGTGGAGATTAACCCCAACAGCAAAATTCCAGCCATCATCGATCGCGAAACAGGTATCTCCATATTTGAATCCGGTGCGGTGCTGATTTACCTAGCTGAAAAGACGGGTAAGCTTCTGCCAACTGAGCCCGCTGAACGAGCCCGGGTGATGGGTTGGCTGATGTTTCAAATGGCCAGTGTCGGTCCTATGTTTGGCCAGTTTGGACATTTTCGCAACGCAGCGCCCGAGAAGCTCCCCTACGCAATTGAGCGCTATCAAAAAGAAGCAACGCGGCTCTTAAAAGTTTTGGAGCATCAGCTAGCCAAGACAACTTATATGGCTGGAGACTACTCTATCGCTGATATTGCGACTTATCCTTGGGTCTTTGGAGCAACCGGTCCCTATTTGGAGGTCTCGTTAGATGACTGTCCTAACGTTCAACGCTGGATGGAGGTGATGCAGGCTCGCCCAGCAGTTAAGACTGGCATGTCACTTTTCTCGCCTGAGTTTGATAGCAAATTAGGCGCGATCGCATAG
- a CDS encoding nuclear transport factor 2 family protein has product MSTKTKLDVTVRTAADEAYSFSEYKSVEAALQPYIESAKTGDGALCRTAFYDHAHIVGSVNGTFYDLDADTFQGVVSETGASPDVQSHIAWIDISGPAAAAKVEFINWAGFRYTDFFVLYKQDGQWKISGKVYDSHAQN; this is encoded by the coding sequence ATGTCAACTAAAACGAAACTAGACGTAACCGTTAGAACTGCTGCTGATGAAGCCTATAGCTTTTCAGAATATAAGTCTGTAGAGGCGGCATTACAGCCTTACATTGAGTCAGCTAAGACAGGCGATGGTGCGCTTTGCCGGACGGCCTTTTATGACCACGCTCATATTGTTGGCTCAGTCAACGGCACTTTTTATGATTTGGATGCTGATACGTTTCAAGGGGTGGTGAGTGAAACAGGCGCATCCCCAGATGTTCAGTCTCACATTGCCTGGATTGATATTTCTGGACCTGCTGCCGCCGCAAAGGTTGAATTTATCAATTGGGCTGGGTTCCGCTACACCGATTTCTTTGTGCTCTACAAGCAAGATGGTCAGTGGAAAATCAGCGGCAAGGTCTACGACTCTCACGCCCAGAACTAA
- a CDS encoding nuclear transport factor 2 family protein, producing MSTTTTLNVTPKTAADEAQSFAEYKAVEVALQPYIESAKTGDGALCRTAFYDHAHIVGSVNGTFYDLDADTFQGAVSETGASPDVQSHIAWIDISGPAAAAKVEFINWAGFRYTDFFVLYKQDGQWKISGKVYDSHAQN from the coding sequence ATGTCAACTACAACAACACTAAACGTAACCCCTAAAACAGCCGCTGATGAAGCACAGAGCTTTGCAGAATACAAAGCTGTTGAAGTTGCCTTGCAGCCTTATATCGAGTCAGCTAAAACAGGTGACGGTGCGCTTTGCCGGACGGCCTTTTATGACCATGCTCATATTGTTGGCTCAGTCAACGGCACTTTCTATGACTTGGATGCTGATACGTTTCAAGGGGCAGTGAGTGAAACAGGCGCATCCCCAGACGTTCAGTCCCACATTGCCTGGATTGATATTTCTGGACCTGCCGCCGCCGCAAAGGTTGAATTTATCAATTGGGCTGGTTTTCGCTACACCGATTTCTTTGTCCTCTATAAGCAGGATGGACAGTGGAAAATCAGCGGCAAGGTCTACGACTCTCACGCCCAAAACTAA
- a CDS encoding peroxiredoxin-like family protein gives MTAIATATTSAIRLVPGNVVPALTVDTLSGNAWSLAEQTPRNYTMVVFYRGLHCPLCADYLQQLTSKLSQFNELGIEVIAISGDSREKAATSAETWGVNDLTLGYGLTREAMQQWGLYVSKGAFDNEPNYFNEPGLFLIGPDGLLSFASVNNAPYGRTDLDTLLRGLDFVLNHNYPVRGTEV, from the coding sequence ATGACTGCAATTGCAACTGCAACAACTTCGGCGATTCGCCTGGTGCCTGGTAACGTTGTCCCCGCCCTAACGGTTGATACGCTGTCGGGAAATGCTTGGAGTCTTGCTGAGCAAACGCCTCGCAACTACACGATGGTGGTTTTTTATCGCGGTTTACACTGCCCCCTTTGTGCTGATTATTTACAGCAGCTAACCAGTAAGCTAAGTCAGTTCAACGAGCTCGGTATTGAAGTCATTGCCATCAGTGGTGATAGTCGTGAAAAGGCTGCTACCTCAGCTGAAACCTGGGGTGTTAATGACTTGACGCTGGGCTATGGCCTCACCCGTGAAGCAATGCAGCAGTGGGGGCTTTACGTTTCTAAGGGGGCGTTTGACAATGAGCCCAACTATTTCAATGAACCTGGACTCTTTTTGATTGGCCCCGATGGCCTGCTCTCTTTCGCCAGCGTCAATAACGCTCCGTATGGTCGCACTGACCTAGATACATTGCTCCGAGGATTGGACTTTGTTTTGAACCACAACTACCCCGTGCGTGGAACTGAAGTCTAA
- a CDS encoding sterol desaturase family protein: MLLVFPVFAVLIIATFWGDRGLTQLRQKSFEAWVLDLLGLVVQGVLIPILQVLVVARLYEWFVPELRGIWHLPGYLAFGLNFVAVDYLYYWNHRLLHTVGLWPMHQVHHSVTAMDVLGTSRNTLWSSLLIVYLWVNGLLVYLLDDPQWYLVGMSLTSGLDLWRHSRFVVTGRWGLWCLSPWLNLPQDHHWHHGGGIDNCNFGANFKLWDQLHGTYRDGADLPQLLGVAVDLSLVQQLLMPFRFNFKD; encoded by the coding sequence ATGTTGCTTGTATTTCCAGTGTTTGCGGTTCTGATCATTGCGACGTTTTGGGGCGATCGGGGTTTGACGCAGCTGCGCCAGAAAAGTTTTGAGGCGTGGGTGCTTGATTTATTGGGATTAGTTGTACAGGGGGTGTTAATTCCGATTCTGCAAGTATTAGTGGTGGCGCGTTTGTATGAATGGTTTGTGCCAGAGTTGCGTGGGATTTGGCATTTGCCGGGGTATTTAGCGTTTGGGTTAAACTTCGTCGCAGTCGATTATCTCTACTATTGGAATCACCGTTTGCTCCATACTGTAGGGCTTTGGCCGATGCATCAGGTGCATCATTCGGTGACGGCGATGGATGTGTTGGGGACTTCGCGTAATACGTTGTGGAGTAGTTTGCTGATTGTGTATCTCTGGGTGAATGGCTTGTTGGTTTATTTACTCGATGATCCGCAGTGGTATTTGGTGGGGATGAGTCTGACTTCGGGGTTGGATTTGTGGCGACATAGTCGGTTTGTGGTGACTGGAAGGTGGGGGTTATGGTGTTTGTCGCCGTGGTTGAATTTGCCGCAGGATCACCATTGGCATCATGGTGGGGGGATTGATAATTGTAATTTTGGGGCGAATTTTAAACTCTGGGATCAGCTGCATGGGACGTATCGTGATGGTGCAGATTTACCACAGCTCTTGGGTGTAGCGGTGGATTTATCGTTGGTTCAGCAGTTGCTCATGCCGTTTCGATTTAATTTTAAGGATTGA
- a CDS encoding VOC family protein encodes MTTPIPATVLPKRILYTMIRVSNLEDSIAFYQEMLGISELGRETFPEAKFTAVFMGYGDRTTHPVIELTYNWGDNSYEHGTRYGNLSLAVNDVYALEAHLKERGVEILRPAGVLPIASTETGTKHTLAFIADPDGYRVELMQSI; translated from the coding sequence ATGACCACTCCAATTCCTGCAACTGTTCTACCCAAAAGAATTCTCTACACGATGATCCGTGTGAGCAATCTTGAAGACTCGATCGCCTTTTACCAAGAGATGTTGGGCATCTCCGAACTGGGACGTGAAACCTTCCCAGAGGCTAAATTTACAGCAGTCTTTATGGGCTATGGCGATCGCACAACCCACCCCGTTATAGAGCTGACCTACAACTGGGGCGACAACAGCTATGAACATGGCACTCGCTATGGCAATCTCTCCCTCGCTGTTAATGATGTCTATGCACTGGAAGCCCATCTCAAAGAGAGGGGCGTTGAAATTTTGCGTCCAGCCGGGGTTTTACCCATTGCCTCAACCGAAACAGGCACAAAGCATACACTCGCTTTTATCGCTGATCCGGACGGTTACCGGGTTGAACTGATGCAATCTATTTGA
- a CDS encoding SDR family oxidoreductase, whose translation MSQNIESKVVVITGASSGIGESTARHLASLGAKVVLGARRTEKLERITQEIRDGGGQAEFLTTDVTVASDLKALVEKAIATFGQVDVIINNAGLMAIAPMSETKTDEWDRMIDINIKGFLYGIAAALPIFEKQGSGHFVNISSVAGVKVFSPGGTVYSGTKFAVRAISEGLRHEVSGKIRTTTIEPGAVDSELKHGSSHQDSSDFVKDFYQIAIPSDSVARAIAYAIEQPADVDINEIVLRPTVQDF comes from the coding sequence ATGAGCCAGAACATTGAAAGCAAAGTCGTGGTGATTACCGGAGCCAGCAGCGGCATTGGAGAATCAACCGCTCGTCATTTAGCCTCGCTGGGCGCGAAGGTTGTGTTGGGAGCCAGGCGCACGGAGAAATTGGAACGTATCACCCAAGAGATTCGCGACGGTGGGGGACAGGCTGAGTTTTTAACCACGGACGTGACGGTTGCTAGTGATTTAAAGGCATTGGTTGAGAAAGCGATCGCCACTTTTGGCCAAGTAGATGTCATTATCAACAACGCTGGACTGATGGCGATCGCGCCCATGTCAGAGACGAAAACTGACGAATGGGATCGCATGATTGATATCAACATCAAGGGCTTTTTATACGGGATTGCAGCAGCCTTACCCATCTTTGAGAAACAGGGCAGTGGCCACTTTGTCAACATCTCCTCTGTCGCTGGCGTGAAGGTCTTTAGTCCCGGTGGGACGGTCTACAGTGGCACTAAATTTGCGGTAAGAGCCATTTCGGAAGGATTAAGACATGAAGTGAGCGGCAAAATTAGAACAACCACTATCGAGCCAGGCGCTGTAGATTCTGAACTAAAACACGGTAGTTCACATCAAGACAGCTCAGACTTTGTCAAAGATTTCTATCAGATTGCAATTCCCTCTGACTCGGTTGCCCGTGCGATCGCCTACGCCATTGAACAACCTGCTGATGTCGATATAAACGAGATTGTCTTACGCCCAACCGTCCAGGACTTCTAA
- a CDS encoding carboxymuconolactone decarboxylase family protein: MTNFTLHTEETAPVKSTTILQGAKKAYGFVPNLMAALAESPAALEAYVTLSGIFDKSDFTPAERQIVLMTNNRLNGCTYCMAAHSTISKMQKIPADVIETLRNGTSFTDPKLEALRVFSTQVNQNRGVLSDADIDAFIAAGYSQANVLEVILGTGLKVLSNYSNHVVNTPVDDAFQSDKWSADIPVAA; this comes from the coding sequence ATGACGAATTTTACTTTGCACACTGAAGAAACAGCTCCCGTAAAAAGCACAACGATCCTGCAAGGCGCTAAGAAAGCCTACGGCTTTGTGCCGAACCTGATGGCTGCTTTGGCAGAATCCCCGGCGGCACTCGAAGCTTATGTTACGCTTTCTGGCATCTTTGACAAGAGTGACTTTACCCCGGCAGAGCGTCAAATTGTTTTGATGACCAACAACCGTCTAAACGGTTGCACATACTGCATGGCTGCACATTCAACCATTTCCAAAATGCAGAAAATTCCAGCTGATGTCATTGAGACATTGCGTAACGGCACATCATTTACCGATCCAAAGCTTGAAGCGCTGCGCGTATTCTCAACTCAAGTCAATCAGAATCGTGGTGTTCTCAGTGATGCTGATATAGATGCGTTCATTGCGGCAGGTTACAGCCAGGCTAACGTCCTCGAAGTTATTTTGGGAACGGGCTTAAAGGTTCTATCTAATTATTCGAACCACGTTGTTAATACACCTGTTGATGACGCATTCCAATCAGATAAGTGGTCTGCAGATATACCTGTGGCTGCATAG
- a CDS encoding zinc-dependent alcohol dehydrogenase, with amino-acid sequence MLATYYHDRSEIRVGNVPEPTILSDTDAIVRVTLAGICGADFDFINNGPEMGVPQGMRMGHEFVGIVEAVGKAVHSVKVGDRVVASAMFVDGVCHHCKRDLPSACEHGGLFGSPLFVEHGGSDIQGGQSEFVRVPFANGSLFKLPDSFTSGSEDHRALPLADNFATGYHGALNSNILPGETVVVIGDGAVGQSAVMAAAKLFDPEQVIHVGRHDSRLAFSKQKSGATHTVNGKTQDPVEYVKSLTKGYGAMSIIDTVGNNESTGQALAMAHAGGKLSVLGFGHLYAPVDQPYSQALFRNLTIHTGVVNVASYMKMLLPLVESGRIDPSVIFTDTLPLAEAKRGYDLMMSRSAGTVKVALKP; translated from the coding sequence ATGCTAGCCACTTACTATCACGATCGCTCAGAGATTCGCGTCGGCAACGTGCCAGAACCGACAATACTCAGCGATACAGACGCCATCGTTCGCGTCACCCTCGCCGGGATTTGTGGTGCCGACTTCGACTTTATTAACAACGGTCCTGAAATGGGTGTGCCCCAGGGCATGCGTATGGGACATGAGTTTGTGGGTATCGTTGAAGCTGTCGGGAAAGCGGTTCATTCCGTTAAAGTTGGCGATCGTGTCGTTGCCTCAGCGATGTTTGTTGACGGTGTATGTCACCATTGCAAACGCGATCTCCCCTCAGCTTGCGAACATGGCGGTCTGTTTGGCTCTCCCCTTTTCGTAGAGCACGGCGGCAGTGATATTCAAGGGGGCCAATCTGAATTTGTGCGCGTGCCCTTTGCCAACGGGTCCCTCTTCAAACTACCTGACAGCTTTACGTCGGGTTCAGAAGACCACAGAGCGCTACCGCTAGCCGATAATTTTGCCACGGGATATCATGGCGCGTTGAACTCAAATATTCTCCCTGGCGAAACCGTTGTCGTGATCGGTGACGGCGCGGTGGGACAGAGCGCTGTGATGGCAGCAGCAAAGCTCTTTGATCCTGAGCAGGTTATCCATGTGGGCCGACACGATAGCCGACTGGCATTTTCTAAGCAAAAAAGTGGCGCGACCCACACTGTAAATGGCAAGACCCAAGACCCAGTCGAGTATGTGAAGAGCCTGACGAAGGGTTACGGCGCGATGTCGATTATTGACACCGTTGGCAATAATGAATCCACTGGGCAAGCCTTGGCCATGGCCCATGCGGGTGGCAAGTTGAGCGTGCTTGGGTTTGGGCATCTTTATGCCCCTGTAGATCAACCCTACTCTCAGGCTCTCTTTAGAAACCTGACCATTCATACAGGCGTGGTGAATGTGGCTAGCTATATGAAGATGCTGCTTCCGCTGGTCGAAAGCGGGCGTATTGATCCAAGTGTGATCTTTACGGATACTTTGCCGTTGGCAGAGGCTAAGCGTGGCTATGACTTAATGATGAGTCGGTCTGCGGGGACAGTCAAAGTTGCGCTTAAGCCCTAA